Proteins from one Streptomyces sp. 840.1 genomic window:
- a CDS encoding GMC family oxidoreductase gives MENLTHYDYVIVGGGTAGSVIASRLTEDPGITVALIEGGPSDVGRDDVLTLRRWMGLLGGELDYDYPTTEQPRGNSNIRHSRARVLGGCSSHNTLIAFKPLPSDWDEWAAAGAQGWDAPSMAPYFDRLRNNIVPVGEADRNAIARDFVDTARTTLEVPRIEGFNKAAFQDGVGFFDLAYHPENNKRSSASVAYLHPFLDRPNLHIALETWAFRLELDGNRATGVRVRTADGAERLVRARREVVLCAGAVDTPRLLMHSGIGHRAELEKLGIPVVHDLPGVGENLLDHPESVIVWETHGPIPENSAMDSDAGLFVRRDPQSPGPDLMFHFYQIPFTDNPERLGYERPEHGVSMTPNIPKPRSRGRLYLTSPDPEVKPALDFRYFTDPEDYDGRTLVDGIRIAREIAAREPLAGWLKREVCPGPEVTSDEDLSEYARRVAHTVYHPAGTCRMGAADDALAVVAPDLRIRGLDAVRIADASVFPTMPAVNPMIGVLMVGEKCAELLGATDGGHVR, from the coding sequence ATGGAGAACCTGACCCACTACGACTACGTCATCGTCGGCGGCGGCACGGCCGGTTCGGTGATCGCTTCCCGGCTGACCGAGGACCCCGGCATCACCGTCGCCCTCATCGAGGGCGGCCCCAGCGACGTGGGACGCGACGACGTCCTGACCCTGCGCCGCTGGATGGGACTCCTGGGCGGTGAGCTGGACTACGACTACCCGACGACCGAGCAGCCCCGCGGCAACTCCAACATCCGGCACAGCAGGGCCAGGGTGCTCGGCGGCTGCTCGTCCCACAACACCCTGATCGCGTTCAAGCCGCTGCCGTCCGACTGGGACGAATGGGCGGCGGCCGGCGCGCAGGGCTGGGACGCCCCGTCGATGGCCCCGTACTTCGACCGGCTGCGCAACAACATCGTCCCCGTCGGCGAGGCCGACCGCAACGCCATCGCCCGTGACTTCGTCGACACGGCGCGGACGACGCTCGAGGTGCCGCGCATCGAGGGGTTCAACAAGGCCGCCTTCCAGGACGGTGTGGGGTTCTTCGACCTCGCCTACCACCCCGAGAACAACAAGCGCTCCTCGGCCTCGGTGGCGTATCTGCACCCCTTCCTCGACCGGCCCAACCTCCATATCGCCCTGGAGACCTGGGCGTTCAGGCTGGAGCTCGACGGCAACCGGGCGACCGGGGTCCGGGTGCGGACCGCGGACGGCGCCGAGCGGCTCGTGCGCGCCCGGCGCGAAGTGGTGCTGTGCGCGGGCGCGGTGGACACCCCTCGGCTGCTGATGCACTCCGGGATAGGCCATCGCGCGGAGCTGGAGAAGCTCGGCATACCGGTGGTGCACGACCTGCCGGGCGTGGGTGAGAACCTGCTCGACCACCCCGAGTCGGTCATCGTCTGGGAGACGCACGGGCCGATACCCGAGAACTCCGCGATGGACAGCGACGCCGGGCTGTTCGTCCGCCGGGACCCGCAGAGCCCGGGGCCCGACCTGATGTTCCACTTCTACCAGATCCCGTTCACGGACAATCCGGAACGGCTCGGCTACGAGCGCCCCGAGCACGGGGTGTCCATGACGCCGAACATCCCGAAGCCGAGGAGCCGCGGCCGGCTCTATCTGACCAGCCCCGACCCGGAGGTCAAACCCGCCCTGGACTTCCGCTACTTCACCGATCCGGAGGACTACGACGGCCGGACGCTCGTCGACGGGATCAGGATCGCCCGCGAGATCGCCGCGCGGGAGCCGCTGGCGGGCTGGCTGAAGCGGGAGGTCTGCCCGGGGCCCGAGGTCACCTCGGACGAGGATCTGAGCGAGTACGCGCGCCGGGTCGCGCACACCGTCTACCACCCGGCGGGAACGTGCCGGATGGGCGCGGCCGACGACGCGCTCGCCGTGGTCGCACCCGATCTGCGCATCCGCGGTCTGGACGCGGTCCGGATAGCCGACGCGTCGGTCTTCCCGACGATGCCGGCCGTCAACCCGATGATCGGGGTCCTGATGGTCGGGGAGAAGTGCGCCGAGCTGCTCGGCGCCACTGATGGGGGTCATGTCCGATGA
- a CDS encoding glycine betaine/L-proline ABC transporter ATP-binding protein codes for MSTPPHVFSVNNLWKVFGPKADRVPGDPELAELDGAGLRERTGCTAAVRDVSFDVRKGEVFVVMGLSGSGKSTLVRCLTRLVEPTSGEIVMDGEDVLSMNAGRLRELRRHRAATVFQHFGLLPHRSVVDNIAYGLEIQGMGRAERRSRAAEFIAKVGLEGLEDRRPGELSGGQQQRVGLARALAVDPEVLLFDEPFSALDPLIRRDMQEEVVRLHREEGRTMVFITHDLNEALKLGDRIALMRDGRIVQLGTPEEIVGSPADDYVRDFVRDVPREQVLTVRAAMRPADGAESVSGPALAPETTVSEAIEAVVRTGETARVVDGGRCLGVVDHACLLGVVAGIPAVREAA; via the coding sequence ATGAGCACACCACCGCACGTCTTCTCCGTGAACAACCTCTGGAAGGTCTTCGGGCCGAAGGCCGACCGGGTGCCCGGCGACCCCGAGCTCGCCGAGCTCGACGGCGCCGGACTGCGTGAGCGGACCGGCTGCACCGCCGCCGTGCGCGACGTCTCCTTCGATGTCCGCAAGGGCGAGGTGTTCGTCGTGATGGGCCTGTCCGGTTCCGGCAAGTCCACCCTCGTGCGCTGCCTCACCCGGCTCGTCGAACCGACGTCCGGCGAGATCGTCATGGACGGCGAGGACGTGCTGTCGATGAACGCGGGACGGCTGCGGGAACTGCGCCGCCACCGCGCCGCCACGGTCTTCCAGCACTTCGGTCTGCTGCCGCACCGCTCGGTCGTCGACAACATCGCCTACGGGCTGGAGATCCAGGGCATGGGCCGGGCCGAACGGCGCTCCCGCGCTGCGGAGTTCATCGCCAAGGTCGGACTCGAAGGCCTGGAGGACCGGCGCCCCGGGGAGCTCTCCGGCGGGCAGCAGCAGCGCGTCGGGCTGGCGCGGGCCCTGGCCGTCGACCCCGAAGTGCTGCTGTTCGACGAGCCGTTCAGTGCCCTGGACCCGCTCATCCGGCGGGACATGCAGGAGGAGGTCGTGCGCCTGCACCGCGAGGAGGGCCGCACGATGGTCTTCATCACCCACGACCTGAACGAGGCACTGAAGCTCGGTGACCGGATCGCGCTGATGCGGGACGGCCGGATCGTGCAACTGGGCACCCCCGAGGAGATCGTGGGGTCGCCGGCCGACGACTACGTCCGGGACTTCGTGCGCGATGTCCCGCGCGAACAGGTGCTGACCGTCCGGGCGGCGATGCGTCCGGCGGACGGCGCCGAGAGTGTCTCGGGTCCGGCGCTGGCACCGGAAACCACCGTCTCGGAGGCGATCGAGGCGGTCGTCCGCACCGGGGAGACCGCACGTGTGGTCGACGGGGGACGCTGCCTGGGCGTGGTCGACCACGCGTGTCTGCTCGGCGTCGTGGCCGGGATTCCGGCCGTGAGGGAGGCCGCGTGA
- a CDS encoding proline/glycine betaine ABC transporter permease, which translates to MTATATPARPTGLGSSGAAAALARHRTALVLAATVVLLALGTVLAGRGAWPGDLTVDLTGPLGSVSDWIIDNRDTHPLFLYFFGHISNGVVLSVRAVYLVLLAAGWAGVTAAVGLIAWRVAGVRLALSAVAALLCCGLLGMWVPTMQTLALMVVAVLVSVALGALLGLAAGLSDRFFRVLRPVLDTMQVMPAFAYLLPVVLVFGIGVPAAVLATVVYAAPPMARLTALGLRDADAGVMEAAASLGATGRQRLLTARLPLARRELLLGLNQTIMMALSMAVIASVIGAGGLGDRVYQALASVDVGAALAAGIPIVLLAVILDRVTGAAGNGLDTAPRAGSARLGWAVAAAGTVAVAVGARLVAGTGWPDGWTVAVAEPVNRAVGWMTDHLYSGVPVVGGTADWAGRFTTWVLDPVRDGLQWLPWWAVLLLIAVLAMLIGTWRTTVTAVLAMAAIGVLGVWDPALDTLSQVLAGVAVTLVTGFAVGIAASRSGRVERLLRPVLDVFQTMPQFVYLIPVVALFGVGRAPAVAAAVIYALPAVVRITTQALKGVDPVTMESSRSLGATGVQQLLKVQLPLARPALLLAVNQGVVLVLAVVVIGGLVGGGALGYSAVFGLAQGDLATGLVAGAAIVLLGLMLDRVTQPTARRFGKGA; encoded by the coding sequence ATGACCGCGACCGCCACCCCCGCGCGCCCCACCGGCCTCGGCTCGTCCGGGGCCGCCGCCGCCCTCGCGCGGCACCGCACCGCACTTGTGCTGGCCGCGACGGTCGTACTGCTGGCGCTGGGCACCGTCCTGGCGGGCCGGGGCGCCTGGCCCGGAGACCTCACCGTCGACCTCACCGGTCCGCTCGGCAGCGTCAGCGACTGGATCATCGACAACCGCGACACGCACCCGCTGTTCCTCTACTTCTTCGGGCACATCAGCAACGGCGTCGTCCTCTCGGTGCGCGCCGTCTACCTGGTGCTGCTCGCGGCCGGCTGGGCCGGGGTCACCGCGGCGGTCGGGCTGATCGCGTGGCGGGTGGCGGGTGTGCGGCTCGCCCTGTCCGCCGTGGCGGCGCTGCTTTGCTGCGGGCTGCTCGGCATGTGGGTGCCGACCATGCAGACCCTGGCGCTGATGGTGGTCGCGGTCCTGGTGTCCGTGGCGCTCGGCGCGCTGCTCGGCCTGGCCGCGGGACTGTCGGACCGGTTCTTCCGCGTGCTGCGGCCGGTGCTCGACACCATGCAGGTGATGCCGGCCTTCGCGTATCTGCTGCCGGTGGTCCTCGTCTTCGGCATCGGAGTGCCGGCCGCCGTGCTGGCGACCGTCGTCTACGCTGCGCCGCCGATGGCCCGGCTGACCGCCCTCGGGCTGCGCGACGCGGACGCGGGCGTCATGGAGGCGGCCGCTTCGCTCGGCGCCACCGGACGGCAGCGGCTGCTGACGGCCCGGCTGCCGCTCGCCCGCAGGGAACTGCTGCTCGGCCTCAACCAGACGATCATGATGGCCCTCTCGATGGCGGTCATCGCCTCCGTGATCGGCGCCGGCGGTCTCGGTGACCGCGTCTACCAGGCCCTGGCCTCCGTGGACGTCGGCGCCGCCCTGGCGGCCGGAATCCCGATCGTGCTGCTCGCCGTGATCCTCGACCGGGTCACCGGCGCGGCCGGCAACGGGCTCGACACCGCACCCCGCGCCGGATCGGCCCGGCTGGGCTGGGCCGTCGCCGCGGCCGGCACCGTGGCCGTCGCCGTCGGGGCCCGCCTCGTCGCCGGGACGGGCTGGCCGGACGGCTGGACGGTCGCGGTGGCCGAGCCCGTCAACCGGGCCGTCGGCTGGATGACCGACCACCTGTACTCAGGTGTCCCGGTCGTCGGCGGCACGGCGGACTGGGCCGGACGTTTCACCACCTGGGTGCTGGACCCGGTGCGCGACGGACTGCAGTGGCTGCCCTGGTGGGCGGTGCTGCTGCTGATCGCCGTGCTCGCCATGCTGATCGGCACCTGGCGCACCACGGTGACCGCGGTCCTCGCGATGGCCGCCATCGGGGTGCTCGGCGTCTGGGACCCGGCGCTGGACACGCTCTCCCAGGTGCTGGCCGGCGTCGCGGTGACCCTGGTGACCGGCTTCGCCGTCGGGATCGCCGCCTCGCGCAGCGGACGGGTGGAGCGGCTGCTGCGCCCGGTCCTCGACGTGTTCCAGACGATGCCGCAGTTCGTCTACCTCATCCCCGTCGTCGCCCTGTTCGGCGTCGGCCGCGCGCCGGCGGTGGCCGCCGCCGTCATCTACGCGCTGCCCGCCGTCGTCCGCATCACCACCCAGGCCCTGAAGGGCGTCGACCCGGTCACGATGGAGTCCTCGCGTTCGCTCGGCGCGACCGGCGTCCAGCAGCTGCTGAAGGTGCAGCTTCCGCTGGCCCGGCCGGCGCTGCTGCTCGCCGTCAACCAGGGCGTCGTCCTGGTGCTCGCCGTCGTGGTCATCGGCGGTCTCGTCGGTGGCGGGGCGCTCGGCTACTCCGCGGTGTTCGGCCTCGCCCAGGGCGACCTGGCGACCGGGCTGGTCGCCGGAGCGGCGATCGTCCTGCTCGGGCTGATGCTCGACCGGGTCACCCAGCCGACCGCACGCCGCTTCGGAAAGGGGGCCTGA